Proteins encoded in a region of the Chelonoidis abingdonii isolate Lonesome George chromosome 2, CheloAbing_2.0, whole genome shotgun sequence genome:
- the KBTBD2 gene encoding kelch repeat and BTB domain-containing protein 2 isoform X2, translating to MQLLFQVEDVLQRCREYLIKKINAENCVRLLSFADLFSCEELKQSAKRMVEHKFTAVYHQDAFMQLSHDLLVDILSSDNLNVEKEETVREAAMLWLEYNTESRSQYLSSVLSQIRIDALSEVTQRAWFQGLPPNDKSVVVQGLYKSMPKFFKPRLGMTKEEMMIFIEAAAENPGSLYSSVCYSPQAEKVYKLCSPPADLHKVGTLVTPDNDIYIAGGQVPLKNTKTNHNKTSKLQAAFRTVNCFYWFDAQQNTWFPKTPMLFVRIKPSLVCCEGYIYAIGGDSVGGELNRRTVERYDTERDEWTMVSPLPCAWQWSTAVAVHNCIYVMAHNLMYCYFPRSDAWIEMAMRQTSRCFASAAAFGDKIFYIGGLHIGSNSGIRLPTSTVDGSSVTVEVYDVNKNEWRMAANIPAKRYSDPCVRAVVISNSLCVFIRETHMNERAKYATYQYDLELDRWSLRQHISERVLWDLGKDFRCTVGKLYPSCLEESPWKPPTYLFSSDGADEFELDGEMVTLPPV from the exons ATGCAGCTCTTATTTCAG GTAGAAGATGTGTTACAGCGATGTCgagaatatttaattaaaaaaataaatgcagagaaCTGTGTGCGGTTATTAAGTTTTGCTGATCTCTTCAGCTGTGAAGAGTTAAAACAGAGTGCTAAGAGAATGGTAGAGCACAAGTTCACTGCTGTGTACCACCAAGATGCTTTCATGCAACTGTCACATGATCTACTGGTAGATATTTTAAGCAGTGACAACTTAAATGTGGAAAAAGAGGAGACAGTTCGTGAAGCTGCTATGTTATGGCTGGAATACAACACAGAATCACGATCACAGTATTTGTCCTCTGTTCTTAGTCAAATCAGAATTGATGCACTTTCAGAAGTAACACAGCGAGCCTGGTTTCAAGGATTACCACCTAATGATAAATCGGTGGTAGTGCAAGGATTATACAAATCTATGCCCAAATTTTTCAAACCAAGACTTGGTATGACTAAAGAGGAGATGATGATATTCATTGAAGCTGCTGCTGAAAACCCTGGTAGTCTTTACTCTTCTGTCTGTTACAGTCCCCAGGCAGAAAAAGTTTACAAGCTTTGCAGTCCTCCTGCCGACTTGCATAAGGTTGGAACACTTGTAACTCCTGATAATGATATCTATATAGCAGGTGGGCAAGTTCCtctgaaaaacacaaaaaccaaTCACAATAAAACTAGCAAACTTCAGGCTGCCTTCAGAACTGTGAATTGCTTTTACTGGTTTGATGCACAGCAAAACACTTGGTTTCCAAAGACTCCAATGCTGTTTGTTCGTATAAAGCCATCCTTGGTCTGCTGTGAAGGATACATCTATGCAATTGGAGGAGATAGTGTAGGTGGAGAACTAAACAGAAGAACTGTGGAAAGATATGATACTGAGAGAGATGAATGGACCATGGTAAGCCCATTGCCTTGTGCATGGCAGTGGAGTACAGCAGTAGCGGTTCATAACTGCATTTATGTAATGGCCCACAACTTGATGTACTGTTATTTTCCCAGGTCGGATGCTTGGATAGAAATGGCTATGAGACAAACTAGTAGATGctttgcttctgctgctgcttttggtgACAAAATATTCTATATTGGAGGGTTGCATATTGGCAGCAATTCTGGTATAAGACTCCCAACTAGCACTGTAGATGGGTCTTCCGTAACTGTGGAAGTCTACGAtgtgaataaaaatgaatggaGGATGGCAGCTAATATCCCTGCCAAGCGGTATTCTGACCCTTGTGTTAGAGCTGTTGTAATCTCCAATTCTTTGTGTGTCTTCATACGAGAAACCCACATGAATGAGAGAGCCAAGTATGCCACCTATCAATATGATCTGGAGCTTGATCGGTGGTCTCTGCGACAGCATATATCAGAACGTGTGCTCTGGGACTTAGGAAAAGACTTCCGATGCACTGTAGGAAAGCTGTATCCATCTTGCCTTGAAGAGTCCCCATGGAAACCTCCAACATATCTCTTTTCATCGGATGGGGCTGATGAGTTTGAGCTGGATGGGGAGATGGTTACCTTGCCACCCGTATAG
- the KBTBD2 gene encoding kelch repeat and BTB domain-containing protein 2 isoform X1, with protein MSTQDERQINTEYAVSLLEQLKLFYEQQLLTDIVLIVEGTEFPCHKMVLATCSSYFRAMFMSGLSESKQTHVHLRNVDAATLQIIITYAYTGNLAISDSTVEQLYETACFLQVEDVLQRCREYLIKKINAENCVRLLSFADLFSCEELKQSAKRMVEHKFTAVYHQDAFMQLSHDLLVDILSSDNLNVEKEETVREAAMLWLEYNTESRSQYLSSVLSQIRIDALSEVTQRAWFQGLPPNDKSVVVQGLYKSMPKFFKPRLGMTKEEMMIFIEAAAENPGSLYSSVCYSPQAEKVYKLCSPPADLHKVGTLVTPDNDIYIAGGQVPLKNTKTNHNKTSKLQAAFRTVNCFYWFDAQQNTWFPKTPMLFVRIKPSLVCCEGYIYAIGGDSVGGELNRRTVERYDTERDEWTMVSPLPCAWQWSTAVAVHNCIYVMAHNLMYCYFPRSDAWIEMAMRQTSRCFASAAAFGDKIFYIGGLHIGSNSGIRLPTSTVDGSSVTVEVYDVNKNEWRMAANIPAKRYSDPCVRAVVISNSLCVFIRETHMNERAKYATYQYDLELDRWSLRQHISERVLWDLGKDFRCTVGKLYPSCLEESPWKPPTYLFSSDGADEFELDGEMVTLPPV; from the exons ATGTCTACTCAGGATGAAAGGCAGATCAATACCGAATATGCTGTATCCTTGCTGGAGCAGTTAAAATTGTTCTATGAACAGCAATTGCTAACTGACATAGTGTTGATTGTTGAGGGCACTGAATTCCCCTGCCATAAGATGGTTCTTGCAACATGCAGCTCTTATTTCAG AGCCATGTTCATGAGTGGGCTAAGTGAAAGTAAACAAACACATGTACATCTGAGGAATGTGGATGCAGCCACTTTACAAATTATAATAACTTATGCATACACGGGTAACTTGGCAATAAGTGACAGCACGGTAGAACAGCTTTATGAGACTGCTTGCTTCTTACAG GTAGAAGATGTGTTACAGCGATGTCgagaatatttaattaaaaaaataaatgcagagaaCTGTGTGCGGTTATTAAGTTTTGCTGATCTCTTCAGCTGTGAAGAGTTAAAACAGAGTGCTAAGAGAATGGTAGAGCACAAGTTCACTGCTGTGTACCACCAAGATGCTTTCATGCAACTGTCACATGATCTACTGGTAGATATTTTAAGCAGTGACAACTTAAATGTGGAAAAAGAGGAGACAGTTCGTGAAGCTGCTATGTTATGGCTGGAATACAACACAGAATCACGATCACAGTATTTGTCCTCTGTTCTTAGTCAAATCAGAATTGATGCACTTTCAGAAGTAACACAGCGAGCCTGGTTTCAAGGATTACCACCTAATGATAAATCGGTGGTAGTGCAAGGATTATACAAATCTATGCCCAAATTTTTCAAACCAAGACTTGGTATGACTAAAGAGGAGATGATGATATTCATTGAAGCTGCTGCTGAAAACCCTGGTAGTCTTTACTCTTCTGTCTGTTACAGTCCCCAGGCAGAAAAAGTTTACAAGCTTTGCAGTCCTCCTGCCGACTTGCATAAGGTTGGAACACTTGTAACTCCTGATAATGATATCTATATAGCAGGTGGGCAAGTTCCtctgaaaaacacaaaaaccaaTCACAATAAAACTAGCAAACTTCAGGCTGCCTTCAGAACTGTGAATTGCTTTTACTGGTTTGATGCACAGCAAAACACTTGGTTTCCAAAGACTCCAATGCTGTTTGTTCGTATAAAGCCATCCTTGGTCTGCTGTGAAGGATACATCTATGCAATTGGAGGAGATAGTGTAGGTGGAGAACTAAACAGAAGAACTGTGGAAAGATATGATACTGAGAGAGATGAATGGACCATGGTAAGCCCATTGCCTTGTGCATGGCAGTGGAGTACAGCAGTAGCGGTTCATAACTGCATTTATGTAATGGCCCACAACTTGATGTACTGTTATTTTCCCAGGTCGGATGCTTGGATAGAAATGGCTATGAGACAAACTAGTAGATGctttgcttctgctgctgcttttggtgACAAAATATTCTATATTGGAGGGTTGCATATTGGCAGCAATTCTGGTATAAGACTCCCAACTAGCACTGTAGATGGGTCTTCCGTAACTGTGGAAGTCTACGAtgtgaataaaaatgaatggaGGATGGCAGCTAATATCCCTGCCAAGCGGTATTCTGACCCTTGTGTTAGAGCTGTTGTAATCTCCAATTCTTTGTGTGTCTTCATACGAGAAACCCACATGAATGAGAGAGCCAAGTATGCCACCTATCAATATGATCTGGAGCTTGATCGGTGGTCTCTGCGACAGCATATATCAGAACGTGTGCTCTGGGACTTAGGAAAAGACTTCCGATGCACTGTAGGAAAGCTGTATCCATCTTGCCTTGAAGAGTCCCCATGGAAACCTCCAACATATCTCTTTTCATCGGATGGGGCTGATGAGTTTGAGCTGGATGGGGAGATGGTTACCTTGCCACCCGTATAG